One genomic window of Polynucleobacter sp. HIN11 includes the following:
- a CDS encoding sodium-dependent bicarbonate transport family permease → MQNLLDPAILFFVFGCFAGLIRSNLEIPRSIAKFLSLYLLMALGLKGGFALAKTGLNPEIALSLMIALTMAFLVPILGYWFLKDRIAKFDAAAVAASYGSVSAVTFVTAIQFMEQSQLNPNGYMAIALVIMESPAIIMAVLLANLLRHESQSSTLSKGPSLKNILHESFTDGTHLLLLGSMAVGYLSGEAGKTVMQPFSGDLFKGMLAFFLLDMGLMVAKNFKEAKSNSITLIAYASASPVIHASLALGLCLLFGIPLADTILLMVLSASASYIVVPAVLRYAIPEANPSIYFGLSIGITFPINILIGIPLYTWMAQALIGT, encoded by the coding sequence ATGCAAAACTTACTCGATCCTGCCATCTTATTTTTCGTCTTCGGCTGCTTTGCCGGATTAATCCGCTCAAATCTGGAAATCCCCCGCTCCATTGCCAAATTCTTATCGCTTTATTTATTGATGGCCCTGGGTCTTAAAGGGGGTTTTGCCCTAGCAAAAACAGGGCTCAACCCTGAAATTGCATTGAGTCTCATGATTGCGTTGACAATGGCATTTCTGGTTCCAATCCTCGGCTATTGGTTCTTAAAAGACCGGATTGCGAAGTTTGATGCTGCTGCGGTTGCCGCATCCTACGGCTCGGTCAGCGCGGTAACGTTTGTGACAGCTATCCAGTTTATGGAGCAAAGCCAACTCAATCCAAACGGCTACATGGCCATTGCGCTCGTCATCATGGAGTCTCCTGCGATCATTATGGCGGTCTTATTGGCCAATTTGCTGCGGCATGAATCCCAATCCTCAACTCTTAGCAAGGGTCCCTCACTCAAGAATATATTGCACGAGTCATTTACCGATGGCACCCACCTCCTATTGCTAGGGTCTATGGCTGTCGGTTATTTGAGCGGCGAAGCAGGAAAAACAGTCATGCAACCATTCTCTGGGGATCTGTTTAAAGGAATGCTAGCCTTTTTCTTACTTGATATGGGTCTCATGGTTGCGAAGAACTTTAAAGAGGCAAAGAGCAACTCGATCACATTGATCGCCTACGCATCAGCAAGCCCAGTAATACATGCTTCTCTAGCCCTGGGACTATGTCTTCTATTTGGAATCCCATTAGCCGATACGATTCTTCTGATGGTGTTATCCGCAAGTGCCTCCTACATTGTGGTCCCTGCAGTACTGCGTTATGCTATTCCGGAGGCAAATCCCTCCATTTACTTTGGTCTATCTATAGGGATTACCTTCCCAATCAATATTCTGATTGGTATCCCGCTCTATACATGGATGGCGCAAGCGCTGATTGGAACTTAA
- a CDS encoding carbohydrate porin, translated as MRFWFTLALLFAVGFPVNAQRAGSGADQIASFAGDLEWLPTEGTLFGLPFNVHGQTTYINQRYNNFTASYSGENSLNARRSMSYTWSGTLFLGLRLGSNTDFYFNPEVVSGVPFSDLSGLGGFTNGEATKAAGMPAKLYSARAFVRHTINQAGMSEVLQDDANQITQTVSNNRVVITGGQFSTLDIFDDSRYAKDPRIQFMNWSNMTYLAYDYAADARGYSWGLAGEWYRENWVFRAARMLAPKTPNGRDLNWQIFDSYGDQIEIERRYQIDSLPGKVSVLAYRNEMVLARFQDATNYLQQTGQQGIQAINFVRNNKQIKTGVGIHGEQALTHDLGVYARLFKSDGQTETMSFTEADQSISIGMGLNGNRWQRPKDTVGISVMQNGLSNQRKGYLQAGGISYFIGDYASPTQTISYSPERIGEVYYNANVIKNVLAGLNFQHIINPAYNSARGPVNILSFRIHAEF; from the coding sequence ATGCGTTTCTGGTTTACTCTTGCTCTTCTTTTTGCTGTTGGTTTTCCAGTAAACGCTCAACGAGCAGGCTCTGGCGCTGATCAAATCGCTAGTTTTGCAGGTGATCTTGAGTGGTTACCCACTGAAGGGACGCTCTTTGGTTTGCCCTTTAATGTCCATGGGCAAACCACTTATATCAACCAGCGCTACAACAACTTTACCGCTTCCTACTCCGGCGAAAACAGCCTCAATGCTCGTCGCTCGATGAGCTATACCTGGTCGGGTACTCTCTTTTTGGGTTTAAGACTTGGAAGTAACACCGATTTTTACTTTAATCCTGAAGTGGTATCCGGCGTACCCTTCTCCGATCTTTCTGGATTGGGAGGATTCACGAATGGCGAGGCAACAAAAGCCGCGGGCATGCCAGCAAAACTTTATTCCGCCAGAGCATTTGTTCGTCACACCATCAATCAAGCGGGCATGAGTGAAGTGCTTCAAGACGATGCCAATCAAATTACCCAAACGGTGAGTAATAACCGAGTGGTGATTACTGGAGGTCAATTTTCCACCTTGGACATTTTTGACGATAGTCGGTACGCCAAAGATCCTCGTATTCAGTTCATGAACTGGTCGAATATGACTTATCTCGCCTATGATTATGCCGCGGATGCCAGAGGCTATAGCTGGGGTTTAGCCGGTGAGTGGTATCGCGAGAACTGGGTGTTTCGAGCAGCCCGTATGTTGGCTCCAAAAACCCCCAATGGACGCGATCTCAATTGGCAGATCTTTGATAGTTATGGCGATCAAATTGAGATTGAGCGACGTTATCAGATCGACTCACTGCCTGGCAAAGTGAGTGTGCTTGCCTATCGTAATGAAATGGTTCTAGCCCGCTTTCAAGACGCTACCAATTATCTTCAGCAAACTGGTCAACAAGGCATCCAAGCGATTAATTTTGTACGGAACAATAAGCAAATCAAAACCGGGGTGGGGATTCATGGGGAACAAGCGCTCACTCATGATTTGGGAGTCTATGCCCGCCTCTTTAAATCCGATGGCCAAACCGAGACCATGTCATTTACTGAGGCCGATCAGTCAATCTCGATTGGCATGGGTCTGAATGGCAATCGCTGGCAACGGCCAAAAGATACCGTTGGGATTTCAGTGATGCAAAATGGCTTATCCAATCAACGCAAGGGTTACTTACAAGCCGGTGGCATCTCCTACTTCATCGGAGATTATGCGAGTCCCACGCAAACGATTTCCTATAGCCCAGAACGCATTGGTGAGGTCTATTACAACGCTAACGTGATTAAAAACGTGTTGGCAGGGCTTAATTTTCAACACATCATTAATCCAGCGTACAACTCCGCTCGGGGACCAGTTAATATCCTGTCGTTTCGGATTCATGCGGAGTTTTGA
- a CDS encoding putative Na+/H+ antiporter, with protein sequence MSNPTTIQLIATTLFGIAVLHTFLAFYFERLAHRSRHHSGLFHLLGEVEAVFGFWAMVLVVFMAFIHGSTKPAITYLESRNYTEPLFVFAIMVIAASKPILFVAKTIVLAISKLLEKSLRLPAATANYFVTLSAVPILGSFITEPAAMTLAAFLLRDTIFSKTNSAKLMYLTIGVLFVNISIGGALTSFAAPPILMVTSAWNWDTAYVFQTFGIKATIAVLVNALLITLIVHKDLPKAASAHQEDRMPLWVACTHLLFLLAVVVFAHHPVVFMGFLLFFLGYTHAYSAYQSRLILKEALMVAFFLAGLVVLGGLQQWWLQPLLSGMSNTAVFYGATALTAITDNAALTYLGSLVEGTTEEFRYALVAGALAGGGLTVIANAPNPAGLAILKDYFPQKAVSALKLLLAALPPTVIAILAFQVL encoded by the coding sequence ATGAGTAATCCAACTACCATTCAGTTAATTGCCACTACGCTATTTGGTATTGCGGTATTACATACCTTTTTAGCTTTTTATTTTGAAAGGCTCGCCCATCGTTCTCGCCATCACTCAGGCTTATTTCATCTCTTGGGTGAGGTTGAGGCTGTATTTGGTTTTTGGGCGATGGTACTGGTTGTTTTCATGGCTTTTATTCATGGCAGTACTAAGCCGGCCATCACTTACCTAGAGTCTCGCAACTATACCGAGCCATTGTTTGTCTTTGCCATTATGGTGATTGCGGCCAGCAAACCGATTTTGTTCGTTGCCAAAACCATTGTTCTCGCAATTTCAAAACTTCTTGAAAAGTCGCTCAGGCTACCGGCAGCTACTGCCAACTATTTTGTGACCCTGAGCGCCGTTCCCATCTTGGGCTCCTTTATCACGGAGCCGGCTGCGATGACCTTGGCAGCCTTTCTCCTGCGCGATACCATCTTCTCAAAAACGAATTCAGCGAAATTAATGTACCTCACGATTGGGGTCTTATTTGTCAACATTTCAATTGGTGGAGCTTTAACAAGTTTTGCTGCTCCTCCCATTTTGATGGTTACTTCTGCTTGGAATTGGGATACGGCGTATGTATTTCAGACCTTCGGAATCAAAGCAACCATTGCGGTTTTAGTCAATGCCCTACTAATTACACTGATTGTTCACAAGGACCTACCAAAGGCCGCCTCAGCCCATCAAGAGGATCGCATGCCCTTATGGGTGGCCTGCACTCACCTACTATTTCTTTTAGCGGTGGTTGTTTTTGCCCACCATCCGGTCGTCTTCATGGGCTTTTTGCTCTTTTTCTTGGGATATACCCACGCTTACAGTGCCTATCAATCCCGACTGATTCTCAAAGAGGCGCTCATGGTGGCATTTTTCTTAGCTGGTCTTGTGGTGCTTGGCGGACTCCAACAATGGTGGCTACAACCGCTATTAAGTGGCATGAGTAATACGGCTGTGTTTTATGGAGCAACCGCACTTACAGCGATTACTGATAATGCCGCTTTGACGTATTTAGGATCTTTGGTAGAGGGAACGACCGAAGAGTTTCGTTATGCTTTGGTAGCCGGCGCCCTTGCGGGTGGCGGCTTAACAGTGATCGCAAATGCCCCGAATCCAGCAGGTTTAGCGATCCTCAAAGATTACTTTCCACAAAAGGCGGTATCCGCTCTTAAATTACTGCTAGCCGCTCTTCCACCAACTGTTATCGCGATACTTGCTTTTCAAGTTCTTTAA
- a CDS encoding ATP-binding protein encodes MLKSLRFRIVATSILAILTALFVANRVITELFTQYATKQFELNIKNQFNQLASLVSIDLWSQQPQLVSPVGEPRWAKPLSGLYWQINASDGTVLRSRSLWDQTLAIRGSKNQSDQPLFYEISSIGQHSLLAYSKTVSLEDAQSTPFTLTVAVDRSPLDAEITLFSSEIRRYLFILALTLLMILIMQITIGLQPLEALKKAMIRLKSGKSSMIEGEYPTEFNILVKDFNTVLEQNQQIIARARAQAGNLAHAIKTPLAVIQNAVNDNNLSKEAFKELVLQQSQSAKEQVDWSLAKAKSIALNRIVTTRTPVLETIQSVVRVMDKLHSDKSLQIKITCNEPAPIFNGEAHDLQEMIGNVLDNACKWAKSIVNIKISNRVNFVEICIEDDGVGLDPAKYDSALKRGIKLDEITPGSGLGLSIVSELAELYGGKVSLNQSPIGGLSITIVLPNVFKTNALISRFSAGQTT; translated from the coding sequence ATGCTTAAGTCCCTGCGATTTCGGATCGTAGCCACCTCAATCTTAGCAATCCTTACCGCATTATTTGTTGCTAATCGGGTCATTACGGAGTTATTTACCCAATATGCCACAAAGCAGTTTGAACTCAATATAAAGAATCAATTTAATCAGTTAGCGAGTCTTGTCTCGATTGATTTGTGGTCTCAGCAGCCCCAGTTAGTATCGCCAGTGGGAGAGCCCAGATGGGCTAAGCCCCTATCTGGACTCTATTGGCAGATCAATGCATCAGATGGGACCGTGTTACGCTCGCGTTCCCTTTGGGACCAAACACTCGCCATCCGCGGCTCCAAAAATCAGTCTGATCAACCTCTTTTTTACGAAATTAGTAGCATTGGTCAGCATTCATTACTGGCTTACTCCAAAACCGTTTCCTTGGAGGATGCTCAGTCAACTCCATTTACGCTAACAGTAGCTGTCGATCGCTCACCGCTTGACGCTGAAATTACATTATTTTCAAGTGAAATTAGACGTTACTTATTCATTCTTGCGCTTACGCTCCTCATGATATTAATCATGCAAATTACGATTGGATTACAGCCTCTTGAAGCATTAAAAAAAGCAATGATTCGATTAAAGAGTGGCAAAAGCTCAATGATTGAGGGTGAGTATCCTACCGAGTTCAATATTTTGGTGAAGGACTTTAATACTGTTTTGGAGCAAAATCAACAGATCATTGCTCGAGCAAGAGCGCAAGCTGGTAATTTGGCGCATGCTATTAAAACGCCGCTAGCTGTGATTCAAAACGCTGTCAATGACAACAATCTATCTAAAGAGGCTTTTAAGGAATTGGTTCTTCAGCAGTCACAATCGGCTAAAGAGCAGGTTGACTGGAGTCTAGCAAAGGCAAAATCTATAGCGCTTAATCGGATAGTAACAACTCGAACACCAGTTTTAGAAACAATTCAATCGGTTGTTCGGGTGATGGATAAACTGCATAGTGATAAGAGCTTACAAATAAAGATTACCTGCAATGAGCCAGCCCCAATCTTTAATGGTGAAGCCCATGATTTACAGGAAATGATTGGTAATGTATTGGATAACGCTTGTAAATGGGCTAAATCAATCGTCAATATTAAGATCTCAAATAGAGTAAATTTTGTTGAAATCTGCATTGAGGATGATGGGGTTGGTTTGGATCCTGCTAAATATGATTCAGCACTTAAAAGGGGAATAAAACTCGATGAGATTACCCCGGGTTCCGGATTGGGTCTTTCTATTGTGAGTGAGCTCGCAGAGCTCTATGGAGGCAAAGTAAGCCTAAATCAATCTCCTATTGGAGGGCTGTCTATAACGATCGTGTTGCCAAATGTATTTAAAACCAACGCTTTAATTTCTCGGTTTTCTGCTGGGCAGACCACTTAA
- a CDS encoding response regulator transcription factor, with amino-acid sequence MRLLVVEDEPTLCEQLKLALQEQGYVVDTASNGQDALHFGKEEAIDAAILDLGLPKLDGISVLKGWRAAQKTFPVIILTARDNWSEKVAGIDSGADDYITKPFHMEELLARVRSVIRRSTGHSSSVISIQGLTLDLASNRVSLDGNTINLTSYELRLLSYLMHHPNKVIDKTTLSEHLYAYDEDKDSNTIEVFIARLRKKLPEGLIETVRGLGYRLNDHA; translated from the coding sequence ATGCGTTTACTCGTGGTTGAGGATGAACCAACTCTATGTGAGCAATTAAAACTAGCGCTCCAAGAGCAAGGTTATGTGGTCGATACAGCCAGTAATGGGCAGGATGCACTTCATTTTGGAAAAGAAGAAGCGATTGATGCCGCTATTTTGGACTTAGGCCTTCCCAAGCTTGATGGGATTTCGGTCTTAAAGGGATGGCGAGCTGCTCAGAAAACATTTCCAGTCATTATTTTGACTGCACGGGATAACTGGAGCGAGAAAGTAGCTGGGATTGATTCTGGAGCGGATGACTACATCACGAAGCCATTTCATATGGAGGAGCTTTTAGCAAGGGTGCGAAGCGTCATTCGTCGCTCAACCGGTCACTCTTCTTCAGTAATTAGTATCCAAGGATTGACTTTAGATCTTGCTAGTAATCGAGTGAGTCTTGACGGCAATACCATCAATTTAACGAGTTATGAGTTGCGCTTGCTAAGTTACCTAATGCATCACCCCAATAAAGTGATTGATAAAACAACCCTGAGTGAACATCTTTACGCCTATGATGAAGACAAGGACTCCAATACGATTGAGGTCTTTATCGCCCGTTTGCGAAAAAAACTACCCGAAGGTTTGATCGAGACAGTCCGTGGCCTTGGGTATCGACTCAACGATCATGCTTAA
- a CDS encoding PepSY domain-containing protein, producing MLKVQQFILVSALILMPMTSFADSDHERARKAVQSGQILPLQEILQKVSKDHPGQVLEVELDQEKGGWVYEIKQLTSAGSIVKLEVDAKTGQVLKQKTKKN from the coding sequence ATGTTAAAAGTCCAACAATTTATTCTGGTATCAGCGCTGATTTTGATGCCGATGACTAGCTTTGCCGATTCAGATCATGAGCGAGCTAGAAAAGCCGTTCAATCTGGTCAGATCCTTCCCCTCCAAGAAATCTTACAAAAGGTTTCCAAAGACCATCCCGGTCAAGTACTCGAAGTGGAGCTTGATCAGGAGAAGGGTGGCTGGGTTTACGAAATCAAGCAATTGACTTCGGCAGGTTCGATTGTGAAGTTAGAAGTAGACGCTAAAACCGGTCAGGTTTTAAAGCAAAAGACCAAGAAAAACTAA
- a CDS encoding DUF1924 domain-containing protein has protein sequence MKHSISLILIIGIGMVNAAVAGDTSPSAQLKYWTDIAGAAANPVTGKLFFTQTHGKEWSCASCHGNPPLNTGKHASTNKAIPSLAPSSNPEAFTETTKIEKWFRRNCNDVLSRECTPLEKANVLAYLISLTK, from the coding sequence ATGAAACACTCCATCAGCCTCATCTTGATTATTGGCATTGGCATGGTAAATGCCGCCGTTGCCGGTGATACCAGCCCCAGTGCTCAGCTGAAATACTGGACAGATATAGCAGGTGCGGCGGCAAACCCGGTTACTGGAAAGCTTTTTTTTACCCAAACGCATGGCAAAGAATGGTCTTGTGCCTCATGCCATGGCAATCCACCTCTTAACACCGGCAAACATGCAAGTACGAATAAAGCCATTCCATCCTTAGCGCCTAGCAGTAATCCAGAAGCATTTACGGAAACCACAAAGATTGAAAAGTGGTTTCGACGCAATTGCAATGATGTACTTAGTAGGGAATGCACTCCTTTAGAGAAAGCCAATGTGCTGGCTTATTTGATTTCGTTAACCAAATAA
- a CDS encoding cytochrome C, with protein sequence MAPKNKHYQGMNMKEFFGLILLTLVLLAAIALTSKHANAGSKDIQPAKPLPAYQTKCGSCHLAYPPAFLPKSSWEQMMSTLSKHYGTDASIEAKSNHQINQWLSQYGGSYKRVKESPPENRITKSAWFERKHRKVKSNDFTKPSVKSPANCAACHQRAEQGQFDDDDVRIPD encoded by the coding sequence ATGGCTCCAAAAAATAAACACTATCAGGGGATGAACATGAAAGAGTTTTTTGGACTAATTTTATTGACCTTGGTTCTACTGGCTGCGATTGCTTTGACTAGCAAGCATGCCAATGCCGGAAGCAAGGATATTCAGCCAGCAAAACCGCTTCCTGCATATCAAACTAAATGTGGCTCGTGCCACTTAGCCTACCCTCCCGCATTCTTACCAAAATCCTCATGGGAGCAAATGATGTCCACTCTTTCCAAACACTATGGGACGGATGCCTCAATCGAGGCTAAATCCAACCATCAAATCAATCAGTGGCTATCCCAGTATGGAGGCAGCTATAAGCGAGTCAAAGAATCGCCACCTGAAAATCGTATCACTAAATCGGCATGGTTTGAACGTAAACACCGCAAAGTGAAATCCAATGACTTTACGAAGCCATCCGTGAAAAGCCCTGCCAATTGTGCAGCCTGCCATCAGCGGGCTGAGCAAGGTCAATTTGACGATGATGATGTTCGGATCCCAGACTAA
- a CDS encoding cytochrome b/b6 domain-containing protein, with product MKILKQILHLAGAITFIGAYLTADSESWRLIHVYLGYGFGVIFTLRLIIGLVPKTSMALQTIWMRANLFKTIVQDLKDLKLERLFKWQIWYGSGMGILVFLMYFLSIPLVLFGIVTYEEFGGKWFIKFAENTHEFIGEFYLSIVLIHLVLVFGKYLLLKTKNQFLTHAN from the coding sequence ATGAAAATACTCAAGCAAATTCTTCACCTAGCAGGGGCCATCACTTTTATTGGGGCATACCTTACCGCCGATAGTGAATCTTGGCGTTTGATTCATGTGTATCTGGGTTATGGTTTTGGGGTTATTTTTACACTTCGTCTCATTATTGGCTTGGTTCCAAAAACATCGATGGCACTTCAAACAATTTGGATGCGTGCGAATCTATTTAAAACGATTGTGCAAGATCTCAAGGATCTAAAACTTGAGCGTCTTTTCAAATGGCAAATTTGGTATGGCTCCGGTATGGGAATTTTGGTATTTCTAATGTACTTTTTATCCATCCCGCTCGTTTTATTTGGAATCGTGACTTATGAGGAATTTGGTGGGAAATGGTTCATTAAATTTGCTGAAAATACCCACGAATTTATTGGTGAGTTTTATCTTTCGATTGTTTTGATTCACTTGGTACTTGTTTTTGGAAAATATCTTTTGTTAAAAACAAAAAATCAATTCCTAACGCATGCTAATTAA
- a CDS encoding class I SAM-dependent methyltransferase: protein MGMFMYYQDSDGIYVPQKPVTHRNDEFVEDQFAHLFEMQSKHFWYLGRHRFLLESLKRHQVSEKFSAIDLGGGCGGWVQYLTQTIPNRLTDLALADSSRVALLNAKGVLDEDIDLYHVDLMDLQMQEQWDTAYLLDVIEHCPDDVTVIKQAAKALKPGGKLFVATPALDFFWSYNDEFVKHVRRYDKRKYQELAKNSELILKDARYFMFFLSPLYWLSRKTRPKELNVEQMAKLYKEEYKTPHPIINNALKAVFYAETPLGHHLSFPWGTSILGVFEKPKN, encoded by the coding sequence ATGGGGATGTTTATGTATTACCAAGATAGCGATGGTATTTATGTGCCACAAAAACCAGTCACGCACCGTAATGATGAATTTGTTGAAGATCAGTTTGCTCATTTATTTGAAATGCAATCCAAGCATTTTTGGTATCTAGGGCGCCATCGTTTTTTATTAGAGTCATTAAAACGACACCAAGTATCCGAAAAATTCTCAGCCATTGATTTGGGTGGGGGATGTGGCGGCTGGGTGCAATACCTTACTCAAACAATCCCTAATCGATTAACTGATTTGGCGCTGGCGGATTCCTCCCGGGTAGCACTCCTCAATGCCAAAGGGGTACTAGATGAGGATATTGACCTATATCACGTTGATCTCATGGATTTACAAATGCAGGAGCAGTGGGATACGGCTTACTTATTGGATGTAATTGAGCATTGTCCGGATGATGTCACTGTGATAAAACAAGCGGCAAAGGCCCTAAAGCCGGGCGGTAAGCTATTTGTGGCGACCCCAGCGCTTGACTTTTTTTGGTCGTACAACGATGAGTTCGTAAAGCACGTGCGTCGCTATGACAAACGAAAGTATCAGGAGCTGGCAAAGAATAGTGAACTAATCCTCAAAGATGCCCGCTACTTCATGTTCTTCCTCAGTCCGCTCTACTGGCTATCCCGTAAAACCCGCCCCAAAGAGCTTAATGTGGAGCAAATGGCAAAACTCTATAAAGAAGAGTACAAGACGCCTCATCCCATTATTAATAATGCCCTTAAAGCTGTGTTTTATGCAGAAACGCCATTGGGTCACCACTTATCGTTTCCGTGGGGGACGTCCATATTGGGGGTGTTTGAAAAGCCAAAAAATTAA
- a CDS encoding TMEM165/GDT1 family protein, protein MDSLLISTGVVALAEMGDKTQLLAFILAARFKKPVPIILGILAATTINHGLAGALGAWITSMVNPDVLRWILGASFIGMAIWTLKPDKIEEEETQIAKHLGVFGATFITFFLAEMGDKTQLATIALAAHYAAPLAVVVGTTLGMMIADVPAVFVGNKFAAKIPMKLVHSIAAGIFAVMGVLTLFGIDKLF, encoded by the coding sequence ATGGATTCACTCTTAATTTCCACTGGCGTGGTGGCGCTTGCCGAAATGGGCGATAAAACCCAGCTTTTGGCTTTTATCTTAGCCGCTCGCTTTAAAAAACCTGTTCCTATTATTTTGGGGATTTTGGCCGCTACCACTATTAATCATGGATTAGCCGGTGCGTTGGGCGCTTGGATTACCTCCATGGTGAACCCCGATGTGTTGCGGTGGATTTTAGGCGCCTCCTTTATTGGCATGGCGATTTGGACTCTAAAGCCAGACAAAATTGAGGAGGAGGAAACTCAGATTGCGAAACATCTTGGGGTCTTTGGCGCCACCTTTATCACCTTCTTTTTGGCAGAAATGGGCGACAAAACTCAATTGGCAACCATCGCACTTGCGGCTCACTATGCTGCTCCATTAGCAGTTGTGGTTGGCACAACCTTGGGCATGATGATTGCCGATGTGCCTGCGGTGTTTGTCGGCAATAAATTTGCCGCCAAGATCCCAATGAAATTAGTTCACTCAATTGCTGCTGGAATATTTGCCGTAATGGGTGTCTTAACGCTTTTTGGTATCGATAAGCTCTTTTAA
- a CDS encoding MarR family winged helix-turn-helix transcriptional regulator translates to MFEQCLYFNTTSLARQLEREWAGAFRPFGLTPSQAFMLRVILDKSPLLQSELASEMNISRPTATRGLDGLERLGLIKRLASEKDGREQEIHPTKKAVEIKDAINAASGAVTKRLKKVLGTNHFEEVVGQLRGISSALK, encoded by the coding sequence ATGTTTGAACAATGCCTCTATTTCAATACCACTAGCCTAGCTCGCCAGCTAGAGCGGGAATGGGCTGGCGCATTTAGGCCTTTTGGCCTTACTCCCTCACAAGCCTTCATGCTCAGAGTAATACTAGATAAGTCCCCGCTTCTACAAAGCGAACTAGCCTCAGAAATGAATATCAGCCGCCCTACTGCCACTAGAGGATTGGATGGCCTAGAGAGATTGGGTTTGATTAAGCGCCTAGCTTCTGAGAAGGATGGCCGTGAACAAGAAATTCACCCCACTAAGAAGGCTGTCGAGATCAAAGATGCTATTAATGCCGCCAGTGGAGCCGTGACAAAGCGCCTCAAGAAAGTATTAGGCACAAACCATTTTGAAGAGGTTGTTGGACAACTTCGGGGCATTAGCTCTGCCCTGAAGTAA
- a CDS encoding tautomerase family protein: MPILNVKVSGRKNNKTTKAINGLLLDLTHHILGKKKEVTAIAIEYVEPDCWFVGGKLLSEQGKNSFYFDIKITDETNTKDEKAQYIKEAFEGFERILGNLHEESYIYVQDVRAASYGYGGKTQEYRYHR; encoded by the coding sequence ATGCCAATCTTGAACGTTAAAGTCAGCGGACGAAAGAATAACAAAACCACTAAAGCAATTAATGGGCTATTGCTTGATTTAACCCACCATATTCTGGGTAAGAAAAAAGAAGTGACTGCCATCGCTATTGAATATGTGGAGCCGGATTGCTGGTTTGTTGGCGGCAAGCTACTGAGCGAACAGGGCAAGAATAGCTTTTATTTTGACATCAAAATTACGGATGAGACCAATACCAAGGACGAGAAAGCTCAATACATCAAAGAAGCATTTGAAGGCTTTGAGCGAATCCTAGGTAATCTTCATGAAGAGAGCTATATCTATGTACAAGATGTGAGAGCCGCAAGCTATGGATATGGAGGAAAGACCCAGGAATACAGATATCACCGATAA
- a CDS encoding GIY-YIG nuclease family protein, with protein MVTKKTTPFTKTGTNKIPSKKPGVYDIKNKEGDLQYIGMAKKGRMQERVKEHLPTSTKDPVKSGSKVEITTTKTKEAALKKERLLIKSKRPPQNKI; from the coding sequence ATGGTCACCAAAAAAACTACGCCCTTCACTAAAACTGGCACTAACAAAATACCGAGCAAAAAGCCGGGGGTTTATGACATCAAAAATAAAGAGGGAGATTTGCAATACATCGGCATGGCAAAAAAGGGTCGCATGCAAGAACGGGTTAAAGAGCATTTGCCAACAAGTACAAAAGATCCAGTAAAAAGTGGGAGTAAGGTAGAGATTACAACTACAAAAACTAAAGAAGCTGCATTAAAAAAGGAAAGGCTACTTATAAAATCAAAGAGGCCCCCACAAAATAAAATATGA